From a single Tursiops truncatus isolate mTurTru1 chromosome 20, mTurTru1.mat.Y, whole genome shotgun sequence genomic region:
- the TMEM11 gene encoding transmembrane protein 11, mitochondrial isoform X5 has product MRVSLSATDCYIVHEIYNGENAQDQFEYELEQALEAQYKYIVIEPTRIGDETARWITVGNCLHKTTVLAGTACLFTPLALPLEYSHYISLPAGVLSLACCTLYGISWQFDPCCKYQVEYDAYKLSRLPLHTLTSSTPVVLVRKDDLHRKRLHNTIALAALVYCVRKIYELCAV; this is encoded by the exons ATGAG GGTGAGCCTGTCGGCCACAGACTGTTACATTGTGCATGAGATCTACAACGGGGAGAACGCCCAAGACCAGTTTGAGTACGAGCTGGAGCAGGCCCTGGAAGCCCAGTACAAGTACATCGTGATCGAGCCCACACGCATCGGTGACGAGACAGCCCGCTGGATCACTGTGGGCAACTGCCTACACAAGACCACCGTGCTGGCGGGCACCGCCTGCCTCTTCACCCCGCTGGCGCTGCCCCTGGAGTACTCCCACTACATCTCCCTGCCTGCGGGCGTGCTGAGCCTGGCGTGCTGCACCCTCTACGGCATCTCCTGGCAGTTCGACCCCTGCTGTAAGTACCAGGTGGAGTACGACGCCTACAAACTGTCCCGACTGCCCCTGCACACACTCACCTCCTCCACCCCGGTGGTGCTGGTCCGGAAGGACGACTTGCACAGAAAGAGACTGCACAACACGATAGCACTGGCGGCGCTGGTGTACTGTGTAAGGAAGATTTACGAGCTCTGCGCCGTATGA
- the TMEM11 gene encoding transmembrane protein 11, mitochondrial isoform X4, with protein MAAWGRRRLGPGGGGGARERVSLSATDCYIVHEIYNGENAQDQFEYELEQALEAQYKYIVIEPTRIGDETARWITVGNCLHKTTVLAGTACLFTPLALPLEYSHYISLPAGVLSLACCTLYGISWQFDPCCKYQVEYDAYKLSRLPLHTLTSSTPVVLVRKDDLHRKRLHNTIALAALVYCVRKIYELCAV; from the coding sequence GGTGAGCCTGTCGGCCACAGACTGTTACATTGTGCATGAGATCTACAACGGGGAGAACGCCCAAGACCAGTTTGAGTACGAGCTGGAGCAGGCCCTGGAAGCCCAGTACAAGTACATCGTGATCGAGCCCACACGCATCGGTGACGAGACAGCCCGCTGGATCACTGTGGGCAACTGCCTACACAAGACCACCGTGCTGGCGGGCACCGCCTGCCTCTTCACCCCGCTGGCGCTGCCCCTGGAGTACTCCCACTACATCTCCCTGCCTGCGGGCGTGCTGAGCCTGGCGTGCTGCACCCTCTACGGCATCTCCTGGCAGTTCGACCCCTGCTGTAAGTACCAGGTGGAGTACGACGCCTACAAACTGTCCCGACTGCCCCTGCACACACTCACCTCCTCCACCCCGGTGGTGCTGGTCCGGAAGGACGACTTGCACAGAAAGAGACTGCACAACACGATAGCACTGGCGGCGCTGGTGTACTGTGTAAGGAAGATTTACGAGCTCTGCGCCGTATGA